Proteins encoded in a region of the Flavobacterium sp. MDT1-60 genome:
- a CDS encoding PAS domain-containing sensor histidine kinase, which produces MKNWKFYNALFVRVLFVMALFFFCVFLIYKMFYYNAILVGLFAVVMLFEMYFYVKNQLLFYDRTLLSMLQKDFSTNFPEENKKDNFKSLYLLYEALKIQQQEQTSKELVYQSILNSIDTGALILEKENDEWNIFLMNDCFSNLFKVPKVSHWSYLKNYLPSLCNEIEKSDFAELKSAISIKIEEQDLQTFMLQTSLTKTYNKEYFIILLDSIQRVIEKKEKEAWINLMKIISHELMNSLTPIRALSQNLLQIVDQEKLEEDDFDDIKSSISTIINRSDHIQVFVENYRKLAMLPTPTKVMTPINALFDDCLRIMSPILKAENIELINEINSSRSILIDKNQMEQVIINLITNSIYALKEKQEKKMFLSSYTENNRFFITISDNGKGIDSEIRDKVFLPFFTTRKDGAGIGLTLSKNIIEAHGGYLSYQTDEDKTSFVICLI; this is translated from the coding sequence ATGAAAAATTGGAAGTTTTATAACGCCTTATTTGTGAGAGTCTTGTTTGTTATGGCGCTCTTTTTCTTTTGCGTTTTTCTAATTTATAAAATGTTTTATTACAACGCCATTTTGGTCGGGCTTTTTGCGGTTGTAATGTTATTTGAAATGTATTTTTATGTCAAAAACCAATTGCTGTTTTATGACAGAACTTTGCTCTCTATGCTTCAAAAAGACTTTTCGACCAATTTTCCGGAAGAGAATAAAAAAGACAATTTCAAAAGTTTATATCTTTTATACGAAGCTTTAAAAATCCAGCAGCAGGAGCAAACCTCAAAGGAATTAGTATATCAATCTATCTTAAATAGTATCGATACCGGCGCTTTAATTTTAGAAAAAGAAAATGACGAGTGGAATATCTTTTTAATGAATGATTGTTTCTCCAATTTATTCAAAGTGCCAAAAGTGAGTCATTGGAGTTACTTAAAAAACTATTTGCCATCACTTTGTAATGAAATCGAAAAGTCTGATTTTGCCGAATTAAAATCGGCGATTTCGATTAAAATTGAAGAGCAGGATCTGCAGACTTTTATGCTCCAAACATCGCTTACCAAAACGTATAACAAAGAATATTTCATTATTTTATTAGACAGTATTCAGCGTGTGATTGAGAAAAAGGAAAAAGAAGCCTGGATCAATTTGATGAAAATTATCTCCCATGAATTAATGAATTCCTTAACTCCAATTCGTGCGCTTTCGCAGAATTTACTCCAGATTGTCGATCAGGAAAAATTGGAAGAAGATGATTTTGACGACATCAAAAGCAGTATTTCTACCATTATAAATAGGAGTGACCATATTCAGGTTTTTGTGGAGAATTACAGAAAGTTGGCCATGCTTCCAACTCCAACAAAAGTAATGACGCCAATAAACGCACTTTTCGATGATTGCCTCCGAATCATGAGTCCGATTTTAAAAGCGGAGAATATTGAATTGATCAATGAAATAAATAGTTCGCGTTCAATTTTGATTGATAAAAATCAAATGGAGCAGGTGATTATCAATTTGATTACGAATAGTATTTATGCTTTAAAAGAAAAACAGGAAAAGAAAATGTTTCTATCCAGTTATACCGAAAACAATCGTTTTTTCATCACGATTTCGGATAACGGAAAAGGTATCGATTCTGAGATTCGGGACAAAGTTTTTCTGCCTTTTTTCACCACCAGAAAAGACGGTGCCGGAATTGGTTTAACACTCTCAAAAAACATCATCGAAGCCCATGGAGGATACTTAAGCTATCAAACTGATGAAGATAAAACGAGCTTTGTTATTTGTTTAATTTAG
- a CDS encoding sigma-54 dependent transcriptional regulator, translating to MRKKLAQILIVDDQEEILFSAKMILKKHFETIFTTNNPKKIISLLSENEINVVLLDMNYRIGFEDGREGIHWLKEIKTLSPQTIVILMTAFGKIETAVEGIKIGAFDYVLKPWHNEKLLETIDKAVAESRKNSKKPVIEKTEKRYFVGTSQKIKQAYSIAERVAKTDANVLILGENGTGKYVFAEFIHQHSERKKQPFVHVDLGSLSDNLFESELFGYAKGAFTDAKTDTPGRFEMASNGTIFLDEIGNIPLHLQAKLLHVLQTKTVTRLGESKPRPLNVRIISATNSDIKAEVKSKTFREDLLYRINTMEIHLPSLRERKDDIVPMANFILDQIAEKYNHGPEASGWQFEENAGPYLEKYPWKGNVREMENKIERALILADNNTITVHDLDILDFEDIQQNDENPLSEMEKTAIEKALFKHHGNISKTAEELGLSRAALYRRIEKYDLKNT from the coding sequence ATGCGAAAAAAACTAGCCCAAATATTAATTGTTGACGATCAGGAAGAAATTCTTTTTTCGGCAAAAATGATTCTCAAAAAGCATTTTGAAACTATTTTTACGACAAACAATCCCAAAAAAATCATTTCTCTTTTAAGTGAAAATGAGATAAATGTGGTTTTATTGGACATGAATTACCGAATTGGTTTTGAAGACGGACGCGAAGGAATTCATTGGCTGAAAGAAATTAAAACACTTTCGCCTCAAACCATTGTGATTTTAATGACAGCGTTTGGTAAAATTGAAACAGCTGTTGAAGGAATAAAAATAGGTGCTTTTGATTATGTTTTGAAACCCTGGCACAACGAAAAATTACTGGAAACGATTGATAAGGCTGTCGCCGAAAGCAGAAAAAATAGCAAAAAACCGGTAATCGAAAAAACCGAAAAAAGATATTTCGTCGGAACTTCCCAAAAAATAAAACAAGCCTATTCTATTGCTGAAAGAGTAGCGAAAACTGATGCCAACGTTTTGATTTTAGGCGAAAACGGAACCGGAAAATATGTTTTTGCGGAGTTTATCCATCAACATTCTGAACGAAAAAAACAGCCTTTTGTGCATGTTGATTTGGGTTCTTTGAGTGATAATTTATTTGAAAGTGAACTTTTTGGCTACGCAAAAGGTGCTTTTACCGATGCCAAAACTGATACTCCCGGAAGATTCGAAATGGCTTCAAATGGCACTATTTTTCTCGATGAAATTGGGAATATTCCGCTTCATTTGCAAGCCAAATTATTACACGTTTTACAAACAAAAACCGTTACACGTTTGGGTGAAAGCAAGCCAAGACCTTTAAATGTCCGAATTATTTCGGCTACAAACAGCGATATTAAGGCTGAGGTAAAAAGCAAAACCTTCCGTGAAGATTTGCTGTACCGAATCAATACAATGGAAATTCATTTGCCATCCTTGAGAGAACGAAAAGATGATATTGTTCCGATGGCCAATTTTATCCTCGATCAGATTGCTGAAAAATACAATCATGGTCCCGAAGCTTCGGGATGGCAATTTGAAGAAAATGCAGGTCCGTATTTAGAAAAATATCCATGGAAAGGAAATGTCCGCGAAATGGAAAACAAGATCGAGCGCGCTTTGATTTTAGCCGACAATAATACAATTACGGTTCACGACTTAGATATTCTGGATTTTGAAGATATTCAGCAAAACGACGAAAATCCGTTATCTGAAATGGAAAAAACAGCCATCGAAAAAGCCTTATTCAAACACCACGGAAACATCAGCAAAACTGCTGAGGAATTAGGTTTGTCAAGAGCCGCTTTGTACAGAAGAATTGAGAAATACGACTTGAAGAATACTTAG
- a CDS encoding efflux RND transporter periplasmic adaptor subunit, protein MDKVIPRKNRKFRYLTIAIGVFLVLAVIIFFSFNTKRSLNVKAEELSIQKIEKAFFEDFVVFQAKVEPLNVMLVNVTEGGSVKEIFVENGAMVTQGQSLARLYNPNTELNYLTQETAIIEQINNLNTGKLNIRNQELNLNKDLVLIEHDYNDAKRLYDMNARLYEKEVISKNDWNTFKESLRFQEERKRTIQQSIQKEKQTNQVQISQINRSIQTMEKSLDILRNNKKNFLITAPETGRLTSFEPVLGKTFQAGESIGKIDSKKGYKLAADVDEFYLEKVREGLKGQVEFKGKTLEVLVTKVIPEVKSGHFTVELAFTSKEEIVLQDGLSFGVKLILSEKNKTLVVPKGSFNQETAGKWIFVVKGNKAERRNIKLGRENPSYYEILEGLKEGESVITSSYTDYKDVEELSISSQ, encoded by the coding sequence ATGGACAAGGTAATTCCTCGTAAAAATAGAAAATTTAGATATCTCACAATAGCAATTGGAGTTTTTTTAGTTTTGGCTGTCATCATCTTTTTTTCATTTAACACCAAAAGAAGTTTAAATGTAAAAGCAGAAGAACTATCAATTCAAAAAATCGAAAAAGCCTTTTTTGAAGATTTTGTGGTTTTTCAGGCTAAAGTTGAACCTTTGAACGTGATGCTTGTAAATGTTACAGAAGGAGGATCTGTAAAAGAGATTTTTGTTGAAAACGGCGCCATGGTTACACAAGGACAATCACTGGCTCGTTTGTACAACCCCAACACAGAATTGAATTATCTGACTCAGGAAACAGCCATTATTGAGCAAATCAATAATTTGAATACAGGAAAACTAAACATTAGAAATCAGGAATTGAATTTAAATAAAGATTTAGTTTTGATCGAACACGATTATAACGATGCCAAAAGATTATACGATATGAATGCGAGATTGTACGAGAAAGAAGTAATCTCGAAAAACGACTGGAACACGTTTAAGGAAAGTTTACGTTTTCAGGAAGAACGCAAAAGAACGATTCAACAAAGTATTCAGAAAGAAAAACAAACCAATCAGGTTCAGATTTCTCAAATCAACCGTTCGATTCAGACGATGGAAAAAAGTTTGGATATTTTAAGAAACAACAAAAAGAACTTTTTGATTACTGCGCCGGAAACTGGTCGATTAACTTCATTTGAACCTGTTTTAGGAAAAACATTCCAGGCAGGAGAAAGCATCGGAAAAATCGATTCGAAAAAAGGTTACAAATTGGCTGCCGATGTTGATGAGTTTTATTTGGAAAAAGTTCGCGAAGGCTTAAAAGGTCAGGTTGAATTTAAAGGAAAAACATTAGAAGTTTTAGTAACTAAAGTAATTCCGGAAGTAAAAAGCGGGCACTTTACAGTTGAATTGGCTTTCACTTCTAAAGAAGAAATCGTTCTACAAGACGGACTTAGTTTTGGCGTAAAACTGATTTTATCAGAGAAAAACAAAACATTAGTGGTTCCAAAAGGAAGCTTCAATCAGGAAACGGCCGGAAAATGGATTTTTGTGGTAAAAGGAAATAAAGCCGAAAGAAGAAACATCAAATTAGGCAGAGAAAATCCTTCATACTATGAAATTCTGGAAGGCTTAAAAGAAGGCGAATCTGTGATTACATCCTCTTATACAGATTATAAAGATGTAGAAGAATTGTCTATTAGTTCTCAGTAG
- a CDS encoding ABC transporter ATP-binding protein, producing MITIQNLTKVFRTEEVETSALSSISLEIKKGDFLTIMGPSGCGKSTLLNIIGLLDSATDGSYKLLDQEMIGLKEKGRAAVRKENIGFIFQNFNLIDELSVYDNIELPLLYNNVKASDRKQKIEAIAEKLNISHRLKHYPQQLSGGQQQRVAVARALVNDPKIILADEPTGNLDSKNGNEVMELLTDLHAKGATILMVTHSDYDASFSQKTIHMKDGVIFSERLNQRNVDVFMDAK from the coding sequence ATGATAACAATTCAAAATTTAACCAAAGTTTTTAGAACCGAAGAAGTAGAAACATCAGCATTAAGCAGTATTTCTTTAGAAATTAAAAAAGGTGATTTTTTAACTATCATGGGGCCTTCAGGTTGTGGAAAATCGACTTTATTGAATATCATCGGGCTTTTGGACAGCGCTACCGATGGAAGTTATAAATTATTAGATCAGGAAATGATTGGCCTAAAAGAAAAAGGAAGAGCCGCGGTTCGTAAAGAAAATATCGGATTCATTTTCCAAAATTTCAACCTAATCGACGAGCTTTCTGTTTACGACAATATCGAATTGCCTTTGCTTTACAACAATGTAAAAGCATCAGACAGAAAACAAAAAATTGAGGCTATTGCTGAGAAATTGAATATCTCTCACCGCTTAAAACATTATCCGCAACAGCTTTCAGGAGGTCAACAACAAAGAGTTGCCGTTGCAAGAGCTTTGGTAAATGATCCGAAAATCATTTTGGCCGATGAGCCAACCGGAAATCTGGACAGTAAAAACGGTAATGAAGTAATGGAACTTTTAACTGATTTGCACGCTAAAGGTGCGACAATTTTGATGGTAACCCACTCTGATTATGATGCTTCGTTTTCTCAAAAAACGATACATATGAAAGATGGCGTAATATTCTCTGAACGATTAAATCAGAGAAATGTAGATGTTTTTATGGACGCTAAATAA
- a CDS encoding ABC transporter permease, which produces MIFNWFKIFIYHLKQSKLFSFLNVLGLSIGVAGVIFAILYWNNENAYDQWNPEKENTYQVLNKIGMTGNTWASNSIPFGETCKATIPEIESVCFFNNTWYDNAPIKFQNKKIMADKITVADNGFFDVFPFPIVQGAKTNILKEDNSVAISEETAKLLFNNQDPIGQSINYSNKFYTVKSVYRLMKPSSIQPNYVFGGVQREGDKTSWGNFNYGMMIKAKKGTDPVALLKKMQNVNFVNRTAKDAKESGQTVAQYVKENGETTVIIDQLQTARLHGTKSSQGINFPEGRGNLQLLYIMVGLSILILVLSLVNYINLATASAIKRAKEVGVRKIVGATKGQITTQFIFETSIIVILSIIFALAIVELSLPYYNNFLKKTLTMNGGEFYLQLIFIFGLVIVLAGIFPAVYISNFETLKVLKGNFSRSKSGIWIRNSMLIFQFGIAAFFIIGALIVNSQVDYMMNKELGFNGDQVLRIQFNTPERKQRTDQYLTMKQEIRKISGVQEISTFAGTFGNSTNSSSGFTHNGIVVQPRNVEMDFGFLEMMKIKIVQGRDLSPEFASDTVSNMLMNETLVKTLNLKNPINTVITSGWGDEGGENLKFKIVGVVKDFHITGLQDKVPPMVFVNLKTLKWNNFNNVYIKVSPNNLSETLAKLKSYWEKNVNPDYPFDYEFVNKGFAKTYQEQVKQKDLFFILNLVVIVIAIFGLFALASFSMERRLKEIAIRKTLGAETDILLKELSKQYVIFCLMGFAIGIVPAYILLQKWLENFAFRINVSIVPFSIALVSLLVLTLMIVLAKAYQVTKIDILKYLKYE; this is translated from the coding sequence ATGATTTTTAACTGGTTTAAAATATTTATTTATCATTTAAAGCAAAGCAAACTGTTTTCGTTTTTAAATGTTTTGGGATTAAGCATTGGGGTTGCCGGTGTGATTTTCGCAATATTATATTGGAACAATGAAAACGCTTATGATCAATGGAATCCTGAAAAAGAAAACACTTATCAGGTGCTGAACAAAATAGGAATGACGGGCAATACCTGGGCATCCAATTCAATTCCCTTTGGAGAAACCTGCAAAGCCACAATTCCTGAAATTGAATCTGTTTGTTTTTTTAACAATACCTGGTATGACAATGCTCCAATAAAATTCCAGAACAAAAAAATAATGGCGGACAAAATCACTGTTGCCGACAATGGCTTTTTTGATGTTTTTCCATTTCCAATTGTACAAGGAGCCAAAACTAATATCCTGAAAGAAGACAACAGTGTTGCAATCTCTGAAGAAACGGCGAAATTGCTCTTTAACAATCAGGACCCAATTGGTCAGTCGATCAATTATAGCAATAAATTTTATACTGTAAAATCGGTTTATCGTTTAATGAAACCGTCTTCTATACAACCTAACTACGTTTTTGGAGGTGTTCAACGCGAAGGCGACAAAACGAGTTGGGGAAACTTTAATTATGGCATGATGATTAAAGCCAAAAAAGGTACTGATCCTGTTGCCCTTTTAAAGAAGATGCAGAATGTAAACTTTGTCAACAGAACAGCTAAAGACGCAAAAGAAAGTGGTCAGACTGTAGCACAATATGTTAAGGAAAATGGCGAAACGACAGTTATAATAGATCAATTACAAACGGCCCGTTTGCATGGAACAAAATCTTCTCAGGGAATTAATTTTCCGGAAGGAAGAGGTAATTTGCAATTGCTTTACATCATGGTTGGTTTGTCTATTTTGATTCTGGTTTTATCTCTGGTAAATTACATTAACCTGGCTACAGCCTCAGCTATAAAACGCGCAAAAGAGGTTGGTGTGCGTAAAATTGTGGGCGCCACAAAAGGCCAGATTACAACGCAGTTTATCTTTGAAACATCCATAATTGTTATTCTATCGATAATATTCGCTTTGGCAATTGTTGAGCTTTCCCTGCCTTATTATAACAACTTTTTGAAGAAAACTTTAACCATGAATGGTGGTGAATTTTACCTGCAGCTCATTTTTATATTTGGATTAGTAATTGTTCTTGCGGGTATTTTCCCTGCTGTTTATATCTCCAATTTTGAAACATTAAAAGTTCTAAAAGGTAATTTTTCCCGAAGCAAAAGCGGAATCTGGATCCGAAATTCCATGTTGATTTTTCAGTTTGGAATTGCTGCCTTTTTTATCATTGGTGCCTTAATTGTAAATTCGCAGGTTGATTATATGATGAACAAGGAACTTGGTTTTAATGGTGATCAGGTATTAAGGATTCAGTTTAATACTCCTGAACGAAAACAAAGAACAGACCAATACCTGACGATGAAACAAGAAATCAGGAAAATTTCAGGAGTTCAGGAAATTTCTACTTTTGCAGGAACTTTTGGAAACAGTACCAATTCGAGTTCAGGGTTCACACACAATGGTATTGTCGTTCAACCAAGAAATGTTGAAATGGATTTTGGTTTTCTTGAAATGATGAAAATCAAAATTGTTCAGGGTCGTGATTTATCTCCTGAGTTTGCTTCAGATACGGTTAGTAATATGCTGATGAACGAAACTTTGGTAAAAACTTTAAACCTTAAAAACCCAATAAACACAGTAATAACATCTGGTTGGGGAGACGAAGGCGGAGAAAATTTAAAATTTAAAATCGTGGGTGTTGTAAAAGATTTTCATATTACAGGGCTTCAGGACAAAGTTCCGCCTATGGTTTTTGTCAACCTTAAAACTTTAAAGTGGAATAACTTTAATAATGTTTACATAAAAGTTTCTCCCAATAATTTAAGCGAAACTTTAGCAAAACTTAAAAGCTACTGGGAGAAAAATGTAAATCCGGATTATCCTTTTGACTATGAATTTGTAAATAAAGGTTTTGCTAAAACCTATCAGGAACAGGTGAAACAAAAAGATTTGTTTTTTATCTTAAATCTTGTTGTTATCGTGATTGCCATTTTTGGATTATTTGCTTTGGCATCATTTTCGATGGAAAGAAGATTAAAAGAAATTGCGATCAGAAAAACTTTAGGCGCAGAAACAGATATTCTGCTTAAAGAATTATCAAAACAATATGTGATTTTTTGTTTGATGGGATTTGCAATCGGAATTGTTCCTGCCTATATTTTGTTACAAAAATGGCTGGAGAATTTCGCTTTCAGAATCAATGTTTCAATAGTTCCTTTTAGCATTGCGTTAGTTTCTTTATTAGTTTTGACTTTAATGATTGTTTTGGCAAAAGCCTATCAGGTAACCAAAATAGACATTTTAAAATATTTAAAATACGAATAG
- a CDS encoding Mrp/NBP35 family ATP-binding protein gives MKLDRKEILKALETITIAGEGKNMVESGAVANVITFGDEVVVDLLLHTPAMHIKKRAEDDIKKTIHKLVSPEAKVKVNIKVEAKENPNEIKGKAIPGIKNIIAVASGKGGVGKSTVTANLAVTLAKMGFSVGVLDADIYGPSMPIMFDVENEKPISITVDGKSKMKPIESFEVKILSIGFFTAPSQAVIWRGPMAAKALNQMIFDADWGELDFMLIDLPPGTGDIHLSIMQSLPITGAVVVSTPQAVALADAKKGVSMFMQDNINVPVLGIIENMAYFTPEELPDNKYYIFGQEGAKNLAEDLDVPFLGEVPIVQSIREAGDYGRPAALQTASVIETIFEEITRNVVQEVVNRNDSLPATEAIKITTMAGCSAVKKN, from the coding sequence ATGAAATTAGATAGAAAAGAAATTCTTAAAGCTCTGGAAACAATTACCATAGCCGGAGAAGGAAAAAATATGGTTGAAAGTGGTGCTGTTGCCAATGTTATTACTTTTGGTGATGAAGTTGTCGTAGATTTACTATTACACACACCGGCAATGCACATTAAAAAAAGAGCTGAAGATGATATCAAAAAAACAATTCATAAATTGGTATCTCCTGAAGCTAAAGTTAAAGTAAACATCAAGGTAGAAGCGAAGGAAAATCCTAATGAAATAAAAGGAAAAGCCATTCCGGGAATCAAAAATATTATTGCCGTTGCTTCTGGAAAAGGTGGTGTGGGAAAATCAACTGTTACCGCAAATCTTGCCGTAACACTTGCCAAAATGGGTTTTTCAGTTGGAGTTTTAGACGCTGATATTTACGGGCCTTCGATGCCAATTATGTTTGACGTTGAAAATGAAAAACCAATTTCTATTACCGTTGACGGAAAATCAAAAATGAAACCAATTGAAAGTTTTGAAGTCAAAATACTTTCTATCGGATTCTTTACAGCACCAAGTCAGGCAGTAATCTGGAGAGGTCCTATGGCTGCAAAAGCGCTAAATCAAATGATCTTTGATGCAGATTGGGGAGAATTGGATTTCATGCTAATCGATTTACCTCCCGGAACCGGAGACATTCACCTTTCGATTATGCAATCATTGCCAATTACCGGAGCTGTAGTTGTAAGTACACCTCAGGCCGTGGCTCTTGCCGATGCTAAAAAAGGAGTTTCGATGTTTATGCAGGACAATATTAATGTTCCTGTTTTGGGAATTATTGAAAATATGGCGTACTTTACACCAGAAGAATTACCTGACAATAAATACTATATCTTTGGACAGGAAGGAGCTAAAAATCTTGCAGAAGATTTAGATGTTCCATTCTTAGGAGAAGTGCCAATTGTACAGTCAATACGTGAAGCAGGAGATTACGGTCGCCCGGCAGCTTTGCAGACAGCCTCTGTAATTGAAACTATTTTTGAAGAAATTACCAGAAATGTGGTACAGGAAGTAGTAAACAGAAACGATAGTTTACCTGCAACAGAAGCCATTAAAATTACAACAATGGCTGGATGTTCAGCGGTTAAAAAGAATTAG
- a CDS encoding NifU family protein, with translation MTTEELTSNVLLALDEIRPFLNSDGGDITLISIDDDKHVKVRLEGACISCSVNQMTLKAGVETTIKKYAPQIETVVNIM, from the coding sequence ATGACAACAGAAGAATTAACAAGCAACGTATTACTAGCTCTGGATGAGATCAGACCTTTTTTAAATTCTGATGGAGGAGATATTACGCTTATTTCCATAGACGATGACAAACATGTCAAAGTTCGTCTTGAAGGAGCATGCATTAGCTGTAGTGTAAATCAGATGACGCTAAAAGCAGGAGTTGAAACAACGATAAAAAAATACGCTCCGCAGATAGAAACTGTGGTAAATATTATGTAA
- a CDS encoding 2Fe-2S iron-sulfur cluster-binding protein, with protein MDVLIKIKDREGVIHELQAPTDMAMNIMELCKAYELPVEGTCGGMAMCASCQCYVLNDVALPEMGDDEEAMLSEAFYVKSNSRLGCQIPITTELEGLELELAPEY; from the coding sequence ATGGATGTATTAATAAAGATTAAGGATCGAGAAGGAGTTATACACGAGTTACAGGCTCCAACTGATATGGCAATGAATATAATGGAGTTATGCAAGGCATACGAACTTCCTGTTGAAGGAACCTGTGGCGGAATGGCCATGTGTGCTTCTTGTCAGTGTTATGTTCTAAATGATGTTGCATTACCAGAAATGGGCGATGATGAAGAAGCCATGCTTTCGGAGGCATTTTATGTTAAATCTAATAGTCGTTTAGGCTGTCAGATTCCGATTACTACAGAATTAGAAGGACTGGAATTAGAGCTGGCTCCTGAATATTAA
- a CDS encoding aspartate-semialdehyde dehydrogenase — MRIAVVGATGMVGEVMLKVLAERNFPVTELIPVASERSVGKEIEYKGTKYKVVGMQTAVDMKADIAVFSAGGDTSLEWAPKFAAAGTTVIDNSSAWRMDPTKKLVVPEINASTLTKEDKIIANPNCSTIQMVLALAPLHKKYNIRRVIVSTYQSITGTGVKAVKQLENEYAGIQGDMAYKYPIHRNAIPHCDSFEENGYTKEEMKLVRETQKILGDNTIRVTATAVRVPVVGGHSEAVNVEFTNDFDVNEVREILHHTDGVVVQDNLDTFTYPMPLYAEGKNDVFVGRIRRDESQPNTLNMWIVADNLRKGAATNTIQIAEYLIAAGLV, encoded by the coding sequence ATGAGAATAGCGGTTGTAGGTGCCACTGGTATGGTTGGCGAGGTAATGCTTAAAGTTTTAGCAGAAAGAAATTTTCCGGTTACAGAATTGATTCCTGTTGCATCTGAAAGATCAGTAGGAAAAGAGATTGAATATAAAGGAACAAAATATAAAGTTGTAGGAATGCAAACAGCAGTTGATATGAAAGCTGATATTGCAGTTTTTTCTGCCGGAGGTGATACTTCATTAGAATGGGCTCCAAAATTTGCTGCAGCCGGAACAACAGTTATTGATAATTCATCTGCGTGGAGAATGGATCCTACTAAAAAATTGGTAGTGCCTGAAATCAATGCTTCAACACTAACTAAAGAAGATAAAATTATTGCAAACCCAAACTGCTCTACTATTCAAATGGTATTGGCATTGGCTCCTTTGCATAAAAAATACAACATTAGAAGAGTTATCGTTTCTACTTACCAATCGATCACCGGAACTGGTGTAAAAGCGGTAAAACAATTAGAAAACGAATACGCAGGAATTCAGGGTGATATGGCTTACAAATATCCAATTCACAGAAATGCGATTCCACATTGCGATAGTTTTGAAGAAAACGGATACACTAAAGAAGAAATGAAGTTAGTTCGCGAAACTCAAAAGATTCTTGGTGATAACACGATCAGAGTTACGGCTACTGCAGTACGTGTTCCTGTTGTTGGCGGACATAGTGAGGCAGTAAATGTTGAGTTTACCAATGATTTTGATGTAAACGAAGTTCGTGAAATTTTGCACCACACTGATGGAGTAGTAGTGCAGGATAATTTAGACACTTTTACATACCCGATGCCATTATATGCAGAAGGTAAAAATGATGTTTTTGTTGGAAGAATCCGTCGTGACGAAAGCCAGCCAAATACATTAAACATGTGGATTGTTGCTGATAACTTAAGAAAAGGTGCAGCTACAAACACCATTCAAATCGCTGAATATTTAATTGCAGCTGGTTTGGTATAA
- the mscL gene encoding large conductance mechanosensitive channel protein MscL produces MSVLSEFKEFAMKGNVVDLAVGVIIGAAFGKIVSSLIENVITPLMLKPALDAAHLSTIEELTAFGGVKYGLFLSAVINFVIVAFVLFLIIKGINRVKKKEEVVAPPAGPTQEELLTQIRDLLKNKQ; encoded by the coding sequence ATGAGTGTACTTTCGGAATTTAAGGAATTTGCAATGAAAGGCAACGTAGTCGATTTGGCTGTCGGTGTAATCATTGGAGCTGCTTTTGGTAAAATTGTAAGCTCATTAATTGAAAATGTAATTACTCCATTGATGTTAAAACCGGCATTAGATGCGGCGCATTTATCTACAATCGAAGAGCTAACTGCTTTTGGAGGTGTAAAATATGGTTTGTTTCTATCGGCAGTAATTAACTTTGTAATTGTAGCTTTTGTATTGTTCTTAATTATTAAAGGAATAAATAGAGTAAAAAAGAAAGAAGAAGTTGTTGCGCCACCTGCAGGACCAACGCAAGAAGAATTGCTTACTCAAATTAGAGATCTGTTAAAAAATAAACAATAA